One window from the genome of Leucobacter aridicollis encodes:
- a CDS encoding M50 family metallopeptidase has protein sequence MTTVLLYALGILIVVLLLGISIALHEIGHLLPAKLFGVKVTQYMIGFGRTIWSRKKGETEYGVKVLPFGGYVAMIGMYPPSKPGEAPREATTGFLNSVVEDAPVKVGKKHGETIVDEITRVGDAETATGGPDEAEYRRGLAGWVDEARDASAETIGEGEDHRSFYRLPVWKKIIVMAGGPFMNLLLAFLFFGIVISGFGVAQSSTTLAHVSECLVPAGSTQTSCGTDDPAAPAAAAGLKPGDKLVAVNGQQIEDWEQFRSIVASSPGETLQVEIERNGTTETVGLTPEANERILADENGKAVLNADGTPKTESVGMIGASPGTEVVQQPITEIPAFVGENVKNVAGVILSLPARLVDVWQAAFGAEERDPNGPMGVVGIGRLAGEVVSMDEVPFSARAQFIFSLAGSLNVALFVFNLVPLMPLDGGHIAGAIYEAIKRGWARLRGKPDPGPVDTAKMVPVTFVVVIALGAMSLLLMYADIVKPVALFG, from the coding sequence GTGACTACCGTTCTGCTCTATGCCCTCGGGATCCTGATCGTCGTGCTGCTGCTCGGCATATCGATCGCGCTGCACGAAATCGGGCACCTGCTCCCCGCCAAGCTCTTTGGCGTGAAGGTGACGCAGTACATGATCGGCTTCGGGCGCACAATCTGGTCGCGCAAGAAAGGCGAGACTGAGTACGGCGTGAAGGTGCTCCCGTTCGGGGGTTACGTCGCGATGATTGGCATGTATCCGCCATCGAAGCCGGGGGAAGCGCCGCGCGAGGCGACGACGGGGTTTCTGAACTCGGTCGTCGAAGACGCGCCAGTGAAGGTCGGCAAGAAGCACGGCGAGACGATCGTCGATGAGATCACGCGGGTCGGCGACGCCGAGACTGCCACTGGCGGCCCCGACGAGGCCGAGTACCGTCGCGGGCTTGCGGGCTGGGTTGACGAAGCACGCGATGCGAGCGCGGAGACGATCGGCGAGGGTGAGGATCACCGGTCGTTCTACAGGCTCCCAGTCTGGAAGAAGATCATCGTGATGGCGGGCGGGCCGTTCATGAACTTGTTGCTCGCGTTTCTGTTCTTCGGCATCGTGATCTCGGGCTTCGGCGTCGCCCAATCGAGCACGACGCTCGCGCACGTGAGCGAGTGCCTCGTACCGGCGGGCAGCACGCAGACGAGTTGCGGCACTGACGATCCGGCGGCCCCAGCTGCGGCGGCCGGGCTGAAGCCCGGAGACAAGCTTGTTGCAGTCAACGGGCAGCAGATTGAAGACTGGGAGCAGTTCCGGTCAATCGTGGCTTCGTCGCCAGGGGAGACGTTGCAGGTCGAGATCGAGCGCAACGGCACGACCGAGACAGTCGGGCTCACACCAGAGGCGAATGAGCGGATTCTCGCCGACGAGAACGGCAAAGCGGTGTTGAACGCCGACGGAACACCGAAGACCGAGAGCGTCGGCATGATCGGGGCGTCGCCGGGCACCGAAGTGGTGCAGCAGCCGATCACCGAGATCCCAGCTTTTGTCGGCGAAAACGTCAAGAACGTTGCCGGGGTTATCTTGAGCCTGCCGGCGCGGCTCGTCGACGTCTGGCAGGCCGCGTTCGGCGCGGAGGAGCGCGATCCCAACGGGCCGATGGGTGTCGTCGGGATTGGCAGGCTCGCCGGTGAAGTGGTGAGCATGGACGAGGTGCCGTTCTCCGCTCGTGCCCAGTTCATCTTCAGCCTCGCAGGCTCGCTCAACGTCGCACTGTTCGTCTTCAACCTCGTACCACTCATGCCGCTCGACGGCGGTCACATCGCCGGCGCGATCTATGAGGCGATCAAGCGCGGGTGGGCGAGGCTGCGGGGGAAGCCCGATCCTGGCCCGGTCGACACTGCAAAGATGGTCCCCGTCACATTCGTTGTCGTGATTGCGCTCGGAGCAATGAGCCTGCTGCTCATGTACGCGGATATCGTGAAGCCTGTCGCACTATTCGGCTAA